Proteins from a single region of Phycisphaerae bacterium:
- a CDS encoding metallophosphoesterase gives MSERHGHLLEAILLAAIGLILAYFLGVRLGWLPVFWGATFLLIAVMLLLANLFWWAWVDRQLQGRGRRTGSTTRRRLLRSGWAAFMTLMLSPLLLVFVGLRGFWDAYPFVLIALIMVWHLLMVLLVTVWAPLAGFWAMFRRVRARVAGSHSFEKPVDPSRRQLLLGAVGVAPVIVAGGSLGLAVWQGGRFKVRRVSLRMPRLPDRLRGLTITHISDLHVGRLFRPEHLPRLIDAVNQLKSDLIAVTGDLVDHSVDFMPLTCDALAQMESRCGRFIVVGNHDLIDSPEKAVQELHRREPFLLLDRMLPLLIDGETIQIAGLFWSRYDEPRGEDPGHTGRVTRTLAGADSDRFTIALAHHPHAFDPLADRGVDLTLAGHTHGGQLMLTPPGSHTPIGGGSLLFRYIWGEYRRGDCVLEVSAGVGNWFPVRINAPAEITHIRLI, from the coding sequence ATGAGTGAGAGGCACGGTCATCTGCTTGAAGCCATCCTTTTGGCCGCGATTGGCCTGATTCTTGCATATTTCCTCGGCGTGCGCCTCGGCTGGCTGCCGGTGTTCTGGGGTGCGACCTTTCTGCTCATCGCTGTCATGCTTCTGCTCGCCAACCTGTTCTGGTGGGCGTGGGTCGATCGACAGCTTCAAGGTCGCGGCCGCCGTACCGGTTCTACGACCCGCCGACGTCTCCTGCGGTCGGGCTGGGCTGCATTCATGACCCTGATGCTGTCGCCTCTGCTTCTCGTGTTCGTCGGCCTGCGGGGGTTCTGGGATGCGTACCCCTTCGTTCTCATCGCACTGATCATGGTCTGGCACCTCCTCATGGTTCTCCTGGTGACCGTATGGGCGCCGTTGGCCGGTTTCTGGGCAATGTTCCGACGAGTGAGAGCCCGAGTCGCAGGTTCTCATTCATTCGAAAAACCGGTGGACCCGTCGCGGCGACAATTGCTCCTCGGGGCTGTGGGTGTCGCCCCCGTCATCGTAGCCGGCGGGTCTCTGGGCTTGGCCGTATGGCAGGGGGGGCGGTTCAAGGTGCGCCGTGTTTCCCTGCGAATGCCGCGGTTGCCGGATCGGCTGCGGGGTCTGACGATCACGCATATCAGCGACCTGCACGTCGGTCGGTTGTTTCGGCCCGAGCACTTGCCGCGGCTGATCGACGCCGTCAATCAACTCAAGAGCGATCTCATCGCCGTCACCGGCGACCTCGTGGATCATTCCGTTGACTTCATGCCCCTCACCTGTGATGCCCTTGCTCAAATGGAGTCGCGATGCGGGCGGTTCATCGTGGTCGGCAATCACGATCTTATTGATTCTCCCGAAAAAGCAGTGCAGGAGCTTCATCGGCGGGAACCGTTTCTCCTGCTCGACCGCATGCTCCCGCTGCTGATCGACGGCGAGACCATCCAGATCGCCGGCTTGTTCTGGTCTCGCTATGACGAACCGAGGGGCGAAGATCCAGGTCACACAGGTCGAGTTACCAGAACCCTGGCCGGTGCGGATTCAGACCGCTTCACCATTGCTCTGGCCCACCATCCGCACGCATTTGACCCGCTGGCCGACCGTGGCGTGGACCTGACGTTGGCCGGTCACACCCACGGGGGGCAATTGATGCTCACGCCGCCGGGATCGCACACGCCGATCGGAGGCGGCAGCCTGCTGTTCCGCTATATCTGGGGGGAGTACCGGCGAGGCGATTGTGTCCTGGAGGTCAGCGCGGGGGTCGGCAACTGGTTCCCGGTCCGGATCAATGCTCCGGCGGAGATCACGCACATCCGACTGATCTGA
- a CDS encoding glucosamine-6-phosphate isomerase, which yields MARKLSSIAPDWWDYTTLPEELLEEVARLTVDDVSRLSRDGFRVVMYDTLEEFYLAEALEYIEAWRQATESQPVGICGPIGPTEQLPLVARLVNALELNLKHAHFWGMDEWYKDGREVPETHPLSFAKADRELCFNRIRPDLRMPESNIHFPKADPTAYIKSWEKVRCAVMQGGQGEIKHWAFNDPPKREAPYVDEPPPPEVYRKLTTRVVDLHPATLMQNARTSGGGNVAGVPTKAISVGPVETWKAGRVSIWQAGTHDNPFGQRLTAFMISKEIVDTSVPMSLLAQHPNVQFNYYRKGLGTCEAEMH from the coding sequence ATGGCTCGCAAATTGAGTTCGATTGCCCCAGACTGGTGGGACTACACGACGCTGCCCGAAGAACTGCTTGAGGAGGTGGCTCGACTGACCGTCGACGACGTGAGCAGGCTGTCGCGAGACGGCTTCCGTGTCGTGATGTACGACACGCTGGAGGAGTTCTATCTGGCAGAAGCCCTCGAATACATCGAGGCGTGGCGGCAGGCCACCGAGAGCCAGCCGGTTGGCATCTGCGGTCCCATCGGCCCCACGGAACAGCTTCCCTTGGTGGCTCGTCTCGTCAATGCCCTCGAACTGAATCTCAAGCATGCTCACTTCTGGGGCATGGATGAGTGGTACAAGGACGGCCGAGAAGTGCCCGAAACGCACCCTTTATCATTTGCCAAGGCCGATCGGGAACTGTGCTTCAATCGTATACGTCCCGACCTGCGGATGCCGGAGTCGAACATCCATTTCCCCAAGGCCGATCCGACCGCTTACATCAAGAGCTGGGAAAAGGTGCGATGTGCGGTCATGCAAGGCGGCCAAGGCGAGATCAAGCACTGGGCTTTCAATGATCCACCCAAGCGCGAAGCGCCGTATGTCGATGAGCCGCCGCCGCCCGAGGTGTATCGAAAGCTCACGACGCGGGTCGTGGATCTGCACCCCGCCACCCTCATGCAGAATGCTCGAACCTCCGGTGGCGGCAATGTGGCCGGTGTCCCGACGAAGGCCATCAGCGTCGGCCCGGTTGAGACATGGAAAGCCGGCCGCGTGTCCATCTGGCAGGCTGGCACCCACGACAATCCCTTCGGGCAACGCCTTACGGCCTTTATGATTTCGAAGGAAATCGTCGACACCTCGGTTCCGATGTCCCTGCTCGCCCAGCACCCGAACGTCCAGTTCAATTACTACCGCAAGGGCCTTGGAACCTGCGAAGCGGAGATGCACTGA